From Columba livia isolate bColLiv1 breed racing homer chromosome 5, bColLiv1.pat.W.v2, whole genome shotgun sequence, one genomic window encodes:
- the TMEM9B gene encoding transmembrane protein 9B produces the protein MAARCGAWARLCPLLALAALAGLGAAAKNSEDVRCKCICPPYKDHLGHIYNKNISQKDCDCLHVVEPMPVPGPDVEAYCLRCECKYEERSSVTIKVTIIIYLSILGLLLLYMVYLTLAEPILKRRLFGHSQLIQSDEDIGDHQPFANAHDVLARSRSRANVLNKVEYAQQRWKLQVQEQRKSVFDRHVVLS, from the exons ATGGCGGCCCGGTGCGGGGCCTGGGCGCGTCTCTGCCCGCTGCTGGCGCTGGCTGCTCTGGCGGGGCTGGGCGCTGCGGCCAAG AATTCTGAGGATGTCCGATGTAAATGCATCTGTCCTCCTTACAAAGACCATTTGGGCCACAtttacaacaaaaatatttcacagaaagacTG tgaTTGTCTTCATGTGGTAGAGCCTATGCCTGTCCCTGGACCTGATGTAGAAGCTTACTGTTTACGTTGTGAATGCAAATATGAAGAGAGAAGCTCTGTCACAATTAAG GTTACAATCATCATATACCTGTCTATTTTGGGCCTGCTTCTTCTGTACATGGTATACCTTACACTGGCAGAACCCATACTGAAGAGACGTCTCTTTGGACATTCACAGCTCATACAAAGCGATGAAGATATTGGG GATCACCAGCCTTTTGCAAATGCTCATGATGTGCTGGCTCGTTCTCGGAGCCGCGCCAACGTACTGAACAAAGTGGAGTACGCCCAGCAGCGTTGGAAGTTACAGGTCCAAGAGCAACGCAAGTCTGTCTTTGACCGTCACGTTGTGCTGAGTTAA